A genomic stretch from Pseudomonas alkylphenolica includes:
- a CDS encoding DUF6436 domain-containing protein has product MLASSTRTLLGLLIAALCAAGLWWAYDSFQSRYLRPFDNQTALFSGDRLQLPAEIAGPGPIRLVHFWDPACPCNVGNQQHLAELIEHFAPQGVEFYVVQKPGSRGQLPGTLSALKPLAELPGAEHLPASPGVAIWDRQGKLAYFGPYSEGATCNSSNSFIEPILLALSQGRAVSVTHTMAVGCYCPWQP; this is encoded by the coding sequence ATGCTTGCGTCATCCACCCGCACCCTGCTCGGCCTGCTGATCGCCGCCCTTTGCGCCGCCGGTTTGTGGTGGGCCTACGACAGTTTCCAGAGCCGCTATCTACGCCCGTTCGATAACCAGACCGCATTGTTCTCCGGCGACCGGCTGCAGCTGCCGGCCGAAATCGCCGGGCCCGGGCCGATCCGCCTGGTGCACTTCTGGGACCCGGCCTGCCCGTGCAACGTCGGCAACCAGCAACACCTGGCGGAACTGATCGAGCATTTCGCTCCACAGGGGGTGGAGTTCTATGTGGTACAGAAACCCGGCAGCCGAGGTCAGCTGCCAGGCACCCTCAGCGCCCTCAAGCCACTGGCTGAACTGCCCGGTGCCGAACACCTGCCGGCCAGCCCTGGCGTAGCGATCTGGGATCGTCAGGGCAAGCTGGCCTACTTCGGTCCTTACAGCGAGGGGGCGACCTGCAACTCGAGCAACAGCTTTATCGAGCCGATCTTGCTGGCGCTGAGCCAGGGCCGCGCGGTCAGCGTTACCCACACGATGGCGGTAGGCTGCTATTGTCCCTGGCAGCCCTGA
- a CDS encoding DUF2059 domain-containing protein, whose amino-acid sequence MRRLFFLLMMICTTPVWADSLDQLYKVAGWPEQRAHFTDALDAAQQRYRNSLPPAVYQALVNNSNQRFQAQAVDKRAQAQLRANLSNPGPALSFFQSPLGRKIVAAELLATRRDQLAKNAKGLPKIQASDNRLLIIGHLAQALPAREAGAEVSLAIAGVAADSLSQMIPGLLGGAQAQSLLDGQRQRLMQQIGSELNNTLLYVYRDLSDAELDEFATFAESAEGQTYYKAALAAIRAGLAVGQNTSDLK is encoded by the coding sequence ATGCGCCGTTTGTTTTTTTTGCTGATGATGATCTGTACCACGCCTGTCTGGGCAGACAGCCTCGACCAACTCTACAAGGTCGCCGGCTGGCCTGAGCAGCGCGCCCACTTTACCGATGCCCTCGATGCCGCCCAGCAGCGCTATCGCAATAGCCTGCCGCCCGCTGTTTATCAGGCATTGGTCAATAACAGTAACCAGCGCTTCCAGGCCCAGGCTGTGGACAAGCGTGCCCAGGCACAATTGCGTGCCAACCTGAGCAATCCAGGCCCTGCGCTGTCCTTCTTCCAGTCGCCGCTGGGCCGCAAGATTGTCGCCGCGGAACTGCTGGCCACCCGTCGCGACCAGCTGGCCAAGAATGCCAAGGGCTTGCCCAAGATCCAGGCCAGCGACAACCGCCTGCTGATCATCGGCCACCTGGCCCAGGCCCTGCCCGCCCGCGAAGCCGGTGCCGAAGTCAGCCTGGCGATTGCCGGGGTCGCGGCCGACAGCCTCAGCCAGATGATCCCCGGCCTGCTCGGCGGCGCTCAGGCCCAGAGCCTGCTCGACGGTCAGCGCCAGCGGCTGATGCAGCAGATCGGCAGCGAACTGAACAACACCCTGCTCTACGTGTATCGCGACTTGTCCGATGCAGAGCTGGATGAGTTCGCTACCTTTGCCGAATCGGCAGAGGGTCAGACGTACTACAAGGCTGCCCTGGCTGCGATCCGCGCCGGCCTGGCCGTCGGGCAGAACACTTCGGACCTGAAGTGA
- a CDS encoding DUF523 domain-containing protein, whose amino-acid sequence MHKVLVSACLLGQPVRYDGRASGYPDLLQRWQSEGRIVALCPEVAGGLPTPRPAAEIPGGQGSAVLDGDAQVITVAGEDVSAQFLAGAQLALELVRRHGIRIAVLKSGSPSCGNLLTYDGTFSGTKVTGEGVTTALLRREGVQVFSELELEAAEQALRQL is encoded by the coding sequence ATGCACAAGGTTCTGGTCAGTGCCTGCCTGCTCGGTCAGCCGGTGCGCTATGACGGGCGCGCCAGCGGGTACCCGGATCTGTTGCAGCGCTGGCAAAGCGAAGGCCGGATCGTAGCGCTGTGCCCGGAAGTGGCGGGCGGCTTGCCGACGCCTCGGCCAGCGGCGGAAATCCCAGGCGGCCAGGGCAGTGCTGTGCTGGATGGCGATGCGCAGGTGATTACGGTTGCTGGCGAGGATGTCAGTGCGCAGTTTCTCGCCGGTGCGCAGTTGGCGCTGGAGCTGGTGCGGCGGCATGGCATCCGTATCGCGGTGCTCAAGTCGGGTAGCCCTTCGTGCGGCAACCTGCTGACCTATGACGGTACCTTCAGTGGCACCAAAGTCACCGGCGAAGGGGTGACTACCGCTTTGCTGCGTCGAGAGGGGGTCCAGGTGTTCAGTGAGCTGGAGCTTGAGGCGGCAGAGCAGGCCTTGAGACAGCTTTAA
- a CDS encoding alpha/beta hydrolase has translation MPASFQPDSLRASLAPMTARQPLSTQAQAYQRYYGLDFPARKVAAQRWLGRFEAAGFELVGQVWLPAAPVATLVLLHGFYDHMGLYRHVIDWALDQDYAVIACDLPGHGLSSGERASIDDFAAYQQVLQALFEQGRALELPQPWHLCGQSTGGAIVIDHLLHGGAQSPAQGQVILLAPLVRPRAWRWSKFSYHLLRPFVKGIERRFSENSNDPTFLPFLQADPLQPRCLPTAWVGALVEWVKRIEAAPVSARRPLIIQGQSDMTVDWPHNLKVLQEKFAAPDILLIPEARHHLANELPAIRQRYFDFIGQRLG, from the coding sequence ATGCCTGCGTCATTTCAGCCCGACTCGTTACGCGCCAGCCTGGCGCCGATGACGGCGCGTCAGCCGTTGTCGACCCAGGCCCAGGCCTATCAGCGTTACTACGGGCTGGATTTTCCCGCCCGCAAGGTTGCCGCGCAACGCTGGCTGGGGCGTTTCGAGGCGGCGGGTTTCGAGCTGGTCGGGCAGGTCTGGTTGCCAGCGGCACCGGTGGCAACCCTGGTGTTGTTGCATGGCTTCTACGACCACATGGGCTTGTACCGCCATGTGATCGACTGGGCGCTGGATCAGGATTACGCGGTGATCGCCTGCGACTTGCCGGGGCATGGTCTGTCCAGCGGCGAGCGGGCCAGCATCGACGATTTCGCTGCCTACCAGCAGGTACTGCAGGCGCTGTTCGAGCAGGGCCGAGCCCTTGAGTTGCCGCAGCCCTGGCATCTATGCGGGCAGAGTACCGGCGGGGCGATTGTCATCGATCATCTGCTGCACGGTGGCGCGCAGAGCCCGGCCCAGGGTCAGGTGATCCTGCTGGCGCCGCTGGTGCGGCCACGTGCGTGGCGCTGGTCGAAATTCAGCTATCACCTGCTGCGCCCGTTCGTGAAGGGTATCGAGCGGCGCTTCAGTGAAAACAGCAACGACCCGACTTTCCTGCCGTTCCTGCAAGCCGATCCGCTGCAACCGCGGTGCTTGCCGACAGCCTGGGTCGGGGCGTTGGTGGAGTGGGTCAAGCGCATCGAGGCGGCGCCGGTTAGTGCACGGCGGCCGCTGATTATTCAGGGCCAGTCCGACATGACCGTGGACTGGCCGCACAACCTCAAAGTGCTGCAGGAGAAATTCGCCGCGCCCGACATCCTGTTGATTCCCGAGGCGCGCCATCACCTGGCCAACGAGCTGCCGGCGATCCGTCAGCGCTATTTTGACTTCATCGGCCAGCGTCTGGGCTGA
- a CDS encoding MetQ/NlpA family ABC transporter substrate-binding protein, translating to MKKALLFTALAAALSVAGFAHAGEKLVVAATPVPHAEILELIKPTLAKEGVDLEIKVFTDYVQPNVQVDQKRLDANYFQTLPYLKNFNEGKGTHLETVIGVHVEPFGGYSKKVKSLSELKDGATVAIPNEGSNSGRALLLLQKAGLITLKDPKNALATPKDIAENPKKLKFRELESAMLPRVLDQVDLDMINTNYALEAGLNPAKDALVIEGSDSPYVNFLVARPDNKDSDAIQKLAKALTSPEVKTFIEKKYSGAVLPAF from the coding sequence ATGAAAAAGGCTCTGTTGTTCACTGCTCTGGCGGCCGCTCTGTCGGTTGCAGGTTTCGCCCACGCCGGCGAGAAACTGGTGGTTGCCGCCACCCCGGTGCCCCACGCTGAAATCCTTGAGCTGATCAAGCCGACCCTGGCCAAAGAAGGTGTAGACCTTGAGATCAAGGTGTTCACCGACTATGTGCAGCCTAACGTGCAGGTCGACCAGAAGCGTCTGGATGCCAACTACTTCCAGACCCTGCCGTACCTGAAGAACTTCAACGAGGGTAAAGGCACTCACCTGGAAACGGTCATCGGCGTCCACGTCGAGCCTTTCGGTGGTTACTCGAAGAAGGTTAAAAGCCTGAGCGAGCTGAAAGACGGCGCTACCGTTGCCATCCCTAACGAAGGCAGCAACAGCGGCCGTGCCCTGCTGCTATTGCAGAAGGCTGGTCTGATCACACTGAAGGATCCGAAAAACGCCCTGGCAACGCCGAAAGACATCGCCGAGAACCCGAAGAAACTGAAGTTCCGCGAGCTTGAGTCGGCCATGCTGCCGCGCGTTCTGGACCAGGTTGACCTGGACATGATCAACACCAACTATGCGCTGGAAGCCGGTCTGAACCCGGCCAAAGACGCCCTGGTCATCGAAGGTTCCGACTCGCCGTACGTGAACTTCCTGGTCGCCCGTCCAGACAACAAGGACAGCGACGCGATCCAGAAACTGGCCAAAGCCTTGACCAGCCCGGAAGTGAAAACCTTCATCGAGAAGAAATACAGCGGCGCGGTACTGCCGGCGTTCTAA
- a CDS encoding 2OG-Fe(II) oxygenase — MRDMHISPDDPLLLRIVDDLATRGWSQQNTFLPESLTLALAAECRKRAAEGELEPAAVGRGVAQEVREGIRGDRIQWLEPGQAEPCDHYLELMDSLRIALNRGLFLGLEDFECHFALYQPGAFYLKHLDRFRDDDRRMVSAVIYLNEGWQPEHGGQLRMTLKGDVEHDVQPIGGCLVVFLSGEIPHEVLPAQRDRLSLTGWFRRRGNEPF, encoded by the coding sequence ATGCGCGACATGCACATATCCCCTGATGACCCCCTGCTGTTGCGCATCGTCGACGACCTGGCCACCCGTGGCTGGTCGCAGCAAAATACCTTTCTTCCAGAGTCTCTGACCCTGGCGCTGGCGGCCGAGTGCCGCAAACGCGCCGCCGAGGGCGAGCTGGAGCCAGCAGCCGTGGGTCGGGGCGTTGCCCAAGAGGTCCGCGAGGGTATTCGCGGCGATCGCATCCAGTGGCTGGAGCCCGGCCAGGCCGAGCCTTGCGACCACTACCTCGAGCTGATGGACAGCTTGCGCATAGCCCTCAACCGCGGCTTGTTCCTTGGCCTTGAGGACTTCGAGTGCCATTTCGCCCTGTATCAACCGGGTGCCTTCTATCTCAAGCACCTCGACCGATTTCGCGATGACGACCGGCGCATGGTCTCGGCGGTGATTTACCTTAACGAAGGCTGGCAGCCCGAACACGGTGGCCAGTTGCGCATGACCCTCAAGGGCGACGTCGAGCACGACGTGCAACCGATCGGCGGGTGTCTGGTGGTGTTTCTTTCCGGCGAAATACCCCATGAGGTGTTGCCGGCCCAGCGCGATCGCCTGTCACTGACCGGCTGGTTCCGTCGTCGTGGCAACGAGCCGTTCTGA
- a CDS encoding amino acid ABC transporter permease yields MASSGLELLLVSLPQLGKGAAQTLAISALGIVFSTFGGVLYGVLASLNLRSLNLLLRVYLELFRAIPVLVWLYLLFFGLPIFFALSIPSFWCAVLVLSLWGASEVGEVVRGALRSLPRGQREAGLSIGLSAWQLYGYVLLPQALKRMTPPTINIYTRIIKTSSLAVLIGVVDVIKVGQQIIERTYESVLIYGALFLFFFFICYPLSAASRALERRWTHA; encoded by the coding sequence ATGGCCAGTTCGGGACTTGAGTTGCTGCTGGTGTCCTTGCCGCAACTGGGCAAGGGTGCCGCGCAGACATTGGCCATCTCAGCGCTGGGGATTGTCTTCAGTACTTTCGGCGGCGTGCTCTACGGTGTGCTGGCGAGCCTGAACCTGCGCAGCCTGAATCTGCTGCTGCGGGTGTACCTGGAGCTGTTCCGGGCGATTCCGGTGCTGGTCTGGTTGTACCTGCTGTTCTTCGGCCTGCCGATTTTCTTTGCCCTGAGCATCCCCAGCTTCTGGTGCGCGGTGCTGGTGTTGTCGCTGTGGGGCGCCAGTGAAGTGGGCGAGGTGGTACGCGGCGCCTTGCGTTCGTTGCCCCGCGGCCAGCGCGAGGCCGGCCTGTCGATTGGCCTGTCTGCCTGGCAGTTGTATGGCTATGTGTTGCTGCCACAGGCACTCAAGCGCATGACCCCGCCGACCATCAACATCTACACACGGATCATCAAGACCAGCTCGCTGGCGGTGCTGATCGGGGTGGTCGATGTCATCAAGGTCGGCCAGCAGATCATCGAGCGCACCTACGAGTCGGTGCTGATCTACGGCGCGCTGTTCCTGTTTTTCTTTTTTATCTGCTACCCGCTCTCGGCTGCTTCGCGCGCCCTCGAGCGCCGCTGGACACACGCATGA
- a CDS encoding penicillin acylase family protein, whose translation MKRSLTFLAVVIAAAAGGGYWYVQGKLPQREGEVALTSLQAPVSVRYDARGVPHLQASNEIDLYRALGYVHAQDRLFQMEIIRRLARGELAEVLGSKLLPTDTLFRTLRIREQAERYIERQDKQSPAWLALQAYLDGVNAWQDSHPKPMEFDVLGITPRPFTAQDTLSIAGYMAYSFAAAFRTEPALTYVRDQLGSEYLNIFDLDWNPEGALHSRPPLAAADWKSLEQLALISQQALSEAGIPQYEGSNAWALSGSRTRSGKPLLAGDPHISFAVPAVWYEAELSAPGFNLYGYHQALNPFASLGHNREFGWSLTMFQNDDVDLIAEQVNPANPDQVRINGQWQALTITQDTIAVKGEEPVAITLKRSPHGPIVNQVIGANAGPTPIAMWWAFLETDNPVLEGFYQVNRADTLDKMRSAAAKIQAPGLNLVWANARGDIGWWAAAQLPIRPDGVNPSFILDGSTAQADKLGFYPFSANPQAENPASGYIVSANYQPPAAMPIPGYYNLADRGQQLDRQLADATIKWDTQNSQALQLDTASGYGPRTLAPLLGILREVAAGDQEKELVEQLASWNGDYPLDSVSATLFNQLLYDLAYAAMHDELGDAWFQMLISTRVIDAALPRLAADAESPWWGLHGSSEHGSRSDAVKRAWQASLAHLRETLGNDPAAWQWGKAHTLTHNHPLGLQKPLNLLFNVGAFAAPGTHEVPNNLSAKIGPAPWPVTYGPSTRRLIDFADAGQALTINPVGQSGVLFDRHYADQAKDYIEGQYHKAQMGVIPAQSTLRLVPAQ comes from the coding sequence ATGAAGCGCAGCCTGACCTTTCTCGCGGTGGTCATTGCCGCGGCAGCCGGCGGCGGTTACTGGTATGTGCAGGGCAAGCTGCCGCAGCGTGAAGGCGAGGTCGCCCTGACCAGCCTACAGGCCCCGGTCAGCGTGCGTTATGACGCCCGTGGCGTGCCGCACCTGCAGGCCAGCAACGAGATCGACCTGTACCGTGCCCTCGGCTATGTGCATGCCCAGGACCGACTGTTCCAGATGGAGATCATCCGCCGCCTGGCTCGCGGCGAACTGGCCGAAGTGCTCGGCAGCAAGCTGCTGCCCACCGATACCCTGTTCCGCACCCTGCGTATTCGCGAACAGGCCGAGCGCTACATCGAACGCCAGGACAAACAATCGCCCGCCTGGCTCGCATTGCAGGCCTACCTCGATGGCGTCAATGCCTGGCAGGACAGCCACCCCAAACCCATGGAATTCGATGTACTGGGCATCACGCCACGGCCGTTCACTGCCCAGGATACCCTGAGCATTGCCGGCTACATGGCCTACAGCTTTGCCGCTGCCTTTCGCACGGAACCGGCATTGACCTATGTGCGCGACCAGCTCGGCAGCGAATACCTGAACATCTTCGACCTCGACTGGAACCCTGAAGGTGCGTTGCACAGCCGCCCGCCACTGGCAGCTGCCGACTGGAAAAGCCTGGAGCAGCTGGCACTGATCAGCCAGCAAGCCCTGAGCGAGGCTGGCATTCCACAGTACGAAGGCAGCAACGCCTGGGCGCTGTCCGGCAGCCGCACCCGCAGTGGCAAACCGCTGTTGGCCGGCGATCCGCATATCAGCTTTGCCGTGCCCGCCGTGTGGTACGAAGCCGAACTGTCGGCGCCCGGTTTCAACCTCTATGGCTATCACCAGGCGCTCAACCCCTTCGCTTCGCTGGGGCACAACCGCGAGTTCGGCTGGAGCCTGACCATGTTCCAGAACGACGATGTCGACCTGATCGCCGAGCAGGTCAATCCGGCCAACCCTGACCAGGTGCGTATCAACGGCCAGTGGCAAGCGTTGACCATCACCCAGGACACTATCGCGGTGAAGGGCGAGGAGCCTGTCGCCATCACCCTGAAGCGCTCGCCACACGGCCCGATCGTCAACCAGGTGATCGGCGCCAATGCCGGGCCGACACCGATTGCCATGTGGTGGGCGTTCCTGGAAACCGACAACCCGGTGCTCGAAGGCTTCTACCAGGTCAACCGCGCCGACACCCTGGACAAGATGCGCAGCGCCGCCGCGAAGATCCAGGCCCCCGGTCTCAACCTGGTGTGGGCCAACGCCCGTGGCGACATTGGCTGGTGGGCGGCGGCGCAGCTACCGATTCGCCCGGACGGGGTAAACCCGTCGTTCATCCTCGACGGCAGCACGGCCCAGGCCGACAAACTCGGCTTTTACCCATTTAGCGCCAACCCGCAGGCGGAAAACCCGGCCAGTGGCTACATCGTCTCGGCCAACTATCAGCCGCCCGCCGCCATGCCGATTCCCGGTTACTACAACCTCGCCGACCGTGGCCAGCAGCTTGATCGCCAGCTGGCCGATGCAACGATCAAATGGGATACGCAAAACAGTCAGGCGCTGCAGCTCGACACGGCCAGCGGCTATGGCCCACGCACCCTGGCACCGTTGTTGGGGATCTTGCGAGAAGTGGCCGCGGGCGATCAGGAGAAGGAGCTGGTCGAACAGTTGGCCAGCTGGAATGGCGACTATCCGCTGGACTCGGTCAGCGCCACGCTGTTCAACCAGTTGCTCTACGACCTGGCATACGCAGCCATGCATGACGAACTGGGCGATGCCTGGTTCCAGATGCTGATCAGCACCCGCGTCATCGATGCCGCCTTGCCGCGTCTGGCTGCCGACGCCGAGTCGCCCTGGTGGGGGCTGCATGGCAGCAGCGAGCATGGTAGCCGCAGCGACGCGGTGAAACGCGCCTGGCAGGCCAGCCTGGCCCACCTGCGCGAGACACTGGGCAACGACCCGGCCGCCTGGCAATGGGGCAAGGCGCATACCTTGACCCACAACCATCCGCTCGGGCTGCAGAAGCCTCTGAACCTGCTGTTCAACGTCGGCGCTTTCGCCGCACCGGGTACGCATGAAGTGCCGAACAACCTGTCGGCGAAGATCGGCCCGGCGCCCTGGCCGGTCACCTATGGCCCTTCGACCCGGCGCCTGATCGACTTCGCCGATGCCGGGCAGGCCCTGACCATCAACCCGGTCGGGCAAAGTGGCGTGCTGTTCGACCGGCACTATGCCGATCAGGCCAAGGACTATATCGAGGGGCAGTACCACAAGGCGCAGATGGGGGTGATTCCGGCGCAGAGTACGTTGAGGTTGGTGCCCGCCCAGTAG
- a CDS encoding transporter substrate-binding domain-containing protein, with protein sequence MKTAKTSKLLLSLFSLALLAGCNKAEEPAKPAGAGAAPATSYLETIKARDKLIVGVFTDKPPFGFVDESGRYVGFDTDIGRQFAKSLLGDENKVEFVAVEPASRIPFLQSDKVDLILANMTVTPERKEAVEFTNPNLRVAVQALVPEGSSVNKLDDLADKTTIVTTGTTADIWLTKNHPDWKLLKFEKNSESLQALANGRGDAYAQDNLILFSWSKQNPGYRVLAEKLGEEAPIAPAVKKGNIELRDWVNAELARLGEQKYLLKLYDQYVRKELSDDTKPESVIVEGGKWQG encoded by the coding sequence ATGAAAACTGCCAAAACCTCGAAACTGCTGTTGTCCCTGTTCAGCCTGGCGCTGCTGGCCGGCTGCAACAAGGCGGAAGAACCCGCCAAGCCTGCTGGTGCAGGTGCGGCGCCAGCCACCAGCTACCTGGAAACCATCAAGGCCCGCGACAAGCTGATTGTCGGCGTGTTCACCGACAAACCACCGTTCGGCTTTGTCGACGAGAGCGGCCGCTATGTCGGCTTCGATACCGACATCGGCCGCCAGTTCGCCAAGTCGCTGCTCGGCGACGAGAACAAGGTCGAGTTCGTTGCGGTTGAGCCGGCCAGCCGCATCCCGTTCCTGCAGAGCGACAAGGTCGATCTGATTCTCGCCAACATGACCGTGACGCCGGAACGCAAGGAGGCGGTGGAGTTCACCAACCCCAACCTGCGCGTCGCGGTACAGGCCCTGGTGCCTGAAGGCAGCAGTGTGAACAAGCTCGATGACCTGGCTGACAAGACCACCATCGTCACCACCGGCACCACCGCCGATATCTGGCTGACCAAGAACCACCCGGACTGGAAACTGCTCAAGTTCGAGAAGAACTCCGAGTCGCTGCAAGCGCTGGCCAATGGTCGTGGCGATGCCTATGCCCAGGACAACCTGATCCTGTTCAGCTGGTCGAAGCAGAATCCGGGTTACCGCGTGCTGGCCGAGAAACTGGGCGAAGAAGCGCCGATCGCACCGGCGGTGAAGAAGGGCAATATCGAGCTGCGTGACTGGGTCAACGCTGAACTGGCGCGCCTGGGAGAGCAGAAGTACCTGCTCAAGCTGTATGACCAGTATGTGCGCAAAGAGCTGAGCGACGACACCAAGCCTGAGAGCGTGATTGTCGAAGGCGGTAAGTGGCAGGGTTGA
- a CDS encoding transporter substrate-binding domain-containing protein produces MRLTIGILLAALLSPWAHAELIDDMNDRGELRIAVEANMSPFNFKDDGKLAGFEIELGRLLADELEVRAEFVVTTRDDLLPGVESGKYDIALNQVAATPELKERLDFSEPYSYSSAQLIVRKDEKRSLANLSALKGHSLGVVQGSQFAEQARSVEGVDLRSYPDASQPIKDVANEQIDAAISDRLLVPYAIRDSQQTVTEGATVGPILSLAIPFQKGNPAFHSAVDKALQRIKADGRLQALSQKWFGMDASKPPK; encoded by the coding sequence ATGCGCCTGACCATAGGGATACTACTTGCCGCCCTGCTTAGCCCATGGGCACATGCCGAACTGATCGATGACATGAATGACCGTGGCGAATTGCGCATTGCCGTCGAAGCCAACATGTCGCCGTTCAACTTCAAGGATGACGGCAAGCTGGCGGGGTTTGAAATCGAGCTCGGCCGGTTGCTGGCCGACGAACTGGAAGTACGCGCCGAGTTCGTGGTGACGACTCGCGACGATTTGCTGCCGGGTGTCGAGAGCGGCAAATACGACATTGCCCTGAACCAGGTCGCAGCCACCCCCGAACTCAAGGAACGTCTGGATTTCAGCGAACCCTATAGCTATTCCAGCGCCCAGTTGATCGTGCGCAAGGACGAGAAGCGCTCGCTGGCCAACCTCAGTGCACTTAAGGGCCACAGCCTCGGCGTGGTTCAGGGCAGTCAGTTCGCCGAGCAGGCGCGGAGCGTCGAAGGCGTCGATCTGCGCAGCTATCCAGACGCCAGCCAACCGATCAAGGACGTGGCCAACGAGCAGATCGATGCCGCCATCAGCGACCGTCTGCTGGTGCCTTATGCTATTCGTGACAGCCAGCAGACGGTGACCGAAGGCGCGACCGTCGGCCCGATCCTGAGCCTGGCGATTCCGTTCCAGAAGGGTAACCCGGCATTCCACAGCGCGGTGGATAAAGCCCTGCAGCGCATCAAGGCCGATGGCCGGCTCCAAGCCCTGTCGCAAAAATGGTTCGGGATGGATGCCAGCAAGCCGCCGAAGTAA
- a CDS encoding amino acid ABC transporter permease, producing MSFDVAFVLSTLPAFLKAVGVTLQVGLIAIATSLLVALINAAILVYRTPYLQRLVQLYVELARNTPLLIQLFFVYFALPTLGLKISGFAAAIITMTFLGGAYLTEVLRAGVEAVPQAQLESGRSIGLSDGQLLRYVILPQAGILSLPSLFANFVFLLKETTVVSAVAVPEILYTTKSYIALYYKTYEMLAVLTLICVLLFLPLSLLLSRLERRLQHGQFGT from the coding sequence ATGAGTTTCGATGTCGCTTTTGTCCTTAGTACGCTACCGGCGTTTCTCAAAGCCGTCGGCGTTACCCTGCAGGTCGGCCTGATCGCCATTGCCACCTCACTGCTGGTGGCGCTGATCAACGCAGCAATCCTGGTCTACCGCACGCCCTACCTGCAGCGCCTGGTGCAGCTGTACGTGGAACTGGCGCGCAACACGCCGCTGCTGATCCAGCTGTTCTTCGTCTATTTCGCTTTACCGACCCTGGGCCTGAAAATCTCCGGCTTCGCTGCCGCGATCATCACCATGACCTTTCTCGGTGGCGCCTACCTGACCGAAGTGTTGCGCGCCGGCGTCGAGGCGGTGCCACAGGCACAGCTGGAGTCGGGACGCTCGATTGGCCTGTCCGACGGCCAACTGCTGCGTTATGTGATCCTGCCTCAGGCCGGCATCCTCAGCTTGCCGTCGCTGTTTGCCAACTTCGTTTTCCTGCTCAAGGAAACCACGGTGGTCTCGGCGGTGGCGGTGCCGGAAATCCTCTACACCACCAAGAGCTACATCGCGCTGTACTACAAGACTTACGAGATGCTCGCGGTGCTGACGCTGATCTGCGTGTTGCTGTTCCTGCCATTGTCGCTGCTGCTCAGCCGCCTGGAACGGAGGCTGCAACATGGCCAGTTCGGGACTTGA
- a CDS encoding amino acid ABC transporter ATP-binding protein, producing MSALIEFKGFNKFFGEQQVLNNIDLQVRSGEVVVILGPSGCGKSTLLRCLNGLESAHSGHLRLAGEELLEPRTDWRQVRQRVGMVFQSYHLFGHMSVLDNLLLGPLKVQKRERREALAQAEALLARVGLLDKRDAYPRQLSGGQQQRIAIVRSLCMNPEVMLFDEVTAALDPEMVKEVLEVIQGLARDGMTLLIVTHEMAFARAVADRIVFMEAGRILEQRDPESFFTNPQTARAQQFLEKFSFVESLPKMPAKELS from the coding sequence ATGAGTGCATTGATCGAGTTCAAGGGCTTCAACAAATTCTTCGGCGAGCAACAGGTGCTGAACAACATCGACCTGCAAGTGCGCAGCGGTGAAGTGGTGGTGATCCTCGGCCCCAGCGGCTGCGGTAAAAGCACCTTGCTGCGCTGCCTGAACGGCCTGGAAAGCGCCCACAGCGGCCACTTGCGCCTGGCCGGTGAAGAGCTGCTCGAGCCGCGCACCGACTGGCGCCAGGTACGCCAGCGGGTCGGTATGGTGTTCCAGAGTTATCACCTGTTCGGCCACATGAGCGTGCTCGACAACCTGCTGCTGGGGCCGCTCAAGGTGCAGAAGCGCGAACGCCGTGAGGCCCTGGCCCAGGCCGAAGCGCTGCTGGCGCGGGTGGGCTTGCTGGACAAGCGCGACGCTTATCCACGCCAGCTTTCCGGCGGCCAGCAGCAGCGCATCGCAATCGTTCGCTCACTGTGCATGAACCCTGAGGTGATGCTGTTCGACGAGGTCACCGCAGCCCTCGACCCGGAGATGGTCAAGGAAGTGCTGGAGGTGATCCAGGGCCTGGCCCGTGACGGCATGACCTTGCTTATCGTGACCCATGAAATGGCCTTCGCCCGCGCGGTGGCCGACCGCATCGTGTTCATGGAGGCCGGCAGGATCCTTGAACAGCGCGACCCCGAGAGCTTCTTTACGAACCCGCAGACCGCACGCGCGCAGCAGTTCCTGGAGAAATTCTCCTTCGTAGAAAGCCTGCCCAAAATGCCCGCAAAGGAACTGTCATGA